From Solanum lycopersicum chromosome 4, SLM_r2.1:
TTTCCCTCATGTATCTCAACTAACCAAGATTCCTATTAAATCTTTTAACCCCATATAATttgatccttttaaatatttcttggCTGATGTGGAgccaaattttaataaattatttttggtaattaggCGCGTGAGATGAACCTTCCCCACGTGGAAATTTTGACCAATACACTCCAACCCAATTACACTTCAGTGCCATATATGAAGTCATCAAACCTAAAAATTAATTTCCCCCCAAATCACTTCTAACCCGTTTCTAAACGAGAAAACCCTAAGAATCTCTCCCTTTCAATGACTTTTACAGCaaaaatttttagattttaaagtgatttcgagtgttttgttgaaggaATCATCGAAGATTGCAGACGATTTTGGAGAAATAATGATGAAGAGAAACAAAAGAGGAGAAATAATGGAAGAATGGGAGAATTAGGGTCAAAAGGGGGAAGAAGATCGTCGGTGGGTGGTTCAAGATCCACATCAGCGCTTTTAAAGAGCCTGCACGCGCTTAAAGGACGTAAGATCACGTTTGGCTCCACATCAgccaagaatatttaaaaggatcaaATTATAGAGGATTAAAGTATTTAATAGGAATCTTGATTAGTTGAGGTACCTGGGGGAAAAGCGCAAACAACTTTAGGGACATGCTATGTATTTGGCCTTCTTTTTAggtacttaatttattttactttagatGTTTCCCTGAAATAACATGGATATATAGTGCAATATCTTTGTAATTAATAAAGTCCTAAAGTagcatttattattttataaagttgCATATTTGACTTGAGACCTCTTAAGTAGAGATTGGTAAGGACCCAAAATGACATAAGTATTGATGCTTGCCCAATGGACATGTTGGGCCCATTACATTTTCTTTCTTCCCAAGGGCCCATTACTTTTCAAAGGatcaaattaagaaaatgaattgtttatttattatacaATTCTTTTTCTAGCCTTATTTCCACTACACTACTACCAATAGAAAGAAAATGTAAGAAATTACGgattaaaaagtaataatattcCAAGTTTTAGTGCTTAGACTACTATGAATTAAAgaattatgaaatatattacTCTCTTACCCTAATTTACGTAATTCACTTTGACTAactagaagaaagaaaattaagaaatatcaaaatttcaGGTCGAAATTGagttattgatattttttatgccaataaatCATCTCATAAAGGGGGTAAATGAGAAATATGATACCGAGAAGTCATATATAGATATTAGAAAGAGTATTACAATGTGGAAAGTCGAATCCTCACCAACAAAGAGAGAATTCAAATAGTGAATCAATTAAAATACTAAGATTCACCGGACAGTCGTAGTTCATATATAATTTAGTTATAATTAACGGTTTGGTTAATGAAATATTCATTCAATTTGGAATTTTAACGTACATTAGGCTGAGATTCTACATAATTTATACTTGGGCTTTTTGATTAGTTTTAAATAACTGAGAATCCAattccatttaaaaaaaaattggacatgtttttatttcatgattcttttatacaaaaaaaatatatacaattctTCAACTTTTGTTAGGTGGAAATTGGAAAATTAGACAGTTTATGGTGGAAAATTATATACTTCTTTATccttataatattatatttttgaatttgagtCTCAAGTATAATGCCttttttttgttagaaaatattttatctttatatttaatcttttaaaatGGATTCAAATATAATCAAACATTAATAGAAACATCAAGAATCAAACACTACTAAAtggaatatttttaaaaatagacaaGTGTTTAATTAACAGGAATTGGTCTGTTGGTCTCCATATAATTGGCCAAACATGGAATCTTGAAAATCTTTTTATTCAgaactttcaaatttttataattatgattcCCATCTTGTGATACACTTTTAAGATTTTATTGTACGGACTCTGTAAATTCATATGATTTGAAGGAATAATCTAACTATGGTTGATAATTAAAATTCTGATTAAGCTTAtgattaatacaaatataatattttagttaaaattattaaattatgtcGAATTTctaatttcataatatttttattgtagtttAGCTCTTTGTAAAAGATAATATCacattaaagtaaaaatatattattttttcacactAACAGAATTAAGTAAACTTTACCCTTTCACATTATTACTACCCTTCTACTTGAAGCACAATATTATTCCAAatcttatatttaatttgtagaGATCATTGTACACTTGCAtgaaaatttcttctttttctctattaGTGTTGGATATCTATTTTGAGTCTCGATTAATATAAATTTGCATAGATAAGTCTCACATgtgtattttattataaaaagcTTCAAATTCAAAGCTCTAACCTTTGATGATATATAAAGATCTCTTCTTCTGTTTTCTACTCGATGCTTCATCTCCGTCTTTAGACCCAACTAATTTTGAATTTGCATCGATAAGTCACACGTTAAGAGGAATATATTTTCTACTGTAAGAAACTCTATCTCCAGAGCTTTAATGGTACATAAAAATCTCTTAGGCATAAGAgcaactaattattttttctaccaAAGCCTTTTTAGGACCCTTTGGGCTAAAGCaacaaaatcttgaaaaccttaggtcatctttttttctttgttaactAATAAAAGCTTTGGTTCACATAATGAAAACTTTATGTCAAAGTGTGATAATGATCTATAAAAATTTtggtttgtaattttttttttgtctgcTGACGTTGCTTTGGTTGCAAAAAGTGAGTAATTAACCAATGTGATTTAGCCTACTATAAAAGTTACTACACATAACTTTACTTAAGTTGGACCAGTTACACAAATATCTAGTGATAGATTTTCATaaattctacaaaaaaaattcatccaaAATTATTAAGAAATGGAATAGGAAAGTATATAGAGTAGAAGGATTATATGGAAGTCCAAAAGTAGGCATatccttgattttttttcattaaatttttttaaataataataataataatgtagtCACTATAGCTCTACCAGCGAGGTCTAATTATATATTCCATTTTAAGTTATGTATAACGGAATACTTTTAACCATTCTAGTagataacttattttaatttttcttcacgattatgaattttatattttaagagaacttgtttataaatattcttttagtgatctaataaatgaagaaaaaaatgattctactgactaattaaaacataacataatataCATTCCAATACAATAATATTCCACATTTGCACTCTTTCATTTTCCACCCTTTTAACTGCTAAGAGTGTTTTCTTTCTCATTCTGATAATTCACATAACCAAAAACTCCTTTACCGTCATCAAATGATATGATATTAGTAGATtaagttattcttttttaaatagaaattTTGATTGCGAATATTAGATATAAATTCTCTTTGATAGAGAGTATTTAATTTCCTCAAATGAAAGATCAAGCTTTAATACGGATATCAGAAACGAAACAAAATAGCCCGCCCCCCAACCAAAAGAAGCATGCAATAGTtgattacttgtttattttatgGAAATTAATTAATAGTAGTACTACAACTAACTATTAACACACCCAACACCAATCCCCATCACTCTTCTTCTATTTATAGCCTTTTATGATCATCTCATAAACtccctttctctctctaaacAAAAACACCtacacaaaatataaatatatcactTAATAGTTTCTCACCattcaatatttttctccaTATATAATGTCCTCAAAATTATCAGTTTCTTCTTCCTTCATTcttttcatcttcattttcttctccAACAACAAAGGTACGTGcaatattttaaacttaattatatatataccgcgtttcatataatcatcatattattgatgatttcaaaaataacatCTACTTCTACGAGATAGGAGTAAGGTTAATCTGTTTATACTCTATCCTCCTTAGATAATCGTATTTGTAGAACTAGGAGAATAATCGTATTTGTAGAACTACACTGTACGTCTAATttggattatttttttcctCAGGAATTGATGGTActacttttaatttaataaacagATGTGATTACAACGTATGGCCCGGAATATTAGCCAATGCAGGTAGTGATAAACTGGATAGTACCGGGTTCATACTTGCCCCGGGTGATTCACGGGTATTCCAACCTCCACAACAATGGTCGGGTCGGATCTGGGGTCGAACCGGTTGTAATTTCGATCCCAACACCGGTCAAGGAAATTGTGCCACCGGCGATTGTAGATCAAACCAAATAGAATGCAATGGCGCCGGAGCAACTCCCCCAGCCACCCTCGCGGAATTCACGATTTTCTCAGGTACATTGAATTATACGATCATCTCATTCAAAAACGATCATGCAAGTACgtaaaaaaaatcatagtaaaatttaaattatattttcaacagGTGTAAAGCAAGATTTCTACGATATTAGTTTAGTTGACGGATACAATTTACCAATGGCAATCCAAGCGGTTGGCGGGTCGGGTTCATGCGATACGACGGGTTGTGTGAAGGATTTGAACCGAATGTGCCCGAATGAGTTACGGGTCGGGGACGGGCAAGCATGCAAAAGTGCATGTGAAGCATTTGGTACGCCGGAATATTGTTGCAGCGGCGCGTACGGTTCACCTTCCACCTGTAAGCCGTCAAGTTACTCGGCGATGTTTAAAAACGCGTGCCCAAAATCGTATAGCTACGCATACGATGATCCTACGAGTACATTTACGTGTACAGGAGCTGATTATACGATAACATTCTGTCcttcattaacaaggtaaaaatattaataaattaaaaatatcctttttatcgtaatattattattcagaTTTTTATTCTGCGActttattacaattttttataatttttttttatcatcgtCGCTGTCCGTTGATTTATTCATAAAGTAATAAAAGTATGTAATAATGACGTGTTATTCTGAATCaaaattgctttttttttttttaattggaaacactttttttttcctaaCTAGCTTTTAGCTCATTGTAGCACAAGGCTGAGTAGATATTACTGTACTACTTTAGAGCATATTTCAAGTTGTACCTTTTGATCTTCGTCTTGATGAAgtgtaaaataatattatctttttattatgttgaaaagacaatttaaattataattagtgTCAGGTATTTTATTGACTACGACGTTATCTGCTAGTCAAGTTACACaaattcattcaaaaaatttaaagttaattagtttattgAGTGTTcggtcaaaaatatttataaatttctgACAAATATTcatatgttatatattttttgaggtGGACAACTATTTAAGATGAGTGATTAGTGACATTCGAGGTTGTTAGATTAGTTGTTactttttaattaagaaaattaatagaATATTAGTGAGAGTATTAAAGAATATAAGAGTAAGTATTAGTTGGCAATTTCTAATATATAGAATCTTTTAGTGGCTTCATTTTGTTATCTTATCTTGAAcattttgtcttcttttttttccaacCTTTTTCTTCCGTAGAACAAATGAAATAGTATAGcttcttttgattatttttttccccTCAAATGTCCATTTACACTTTATCCTTTTAACTGGATAAACTTGTTAGTGTTACATCACATCAAACGACTGGAAAGCTTTTTTATACAAGTTTTCGATGTCATATATGTATTAACTATCAAACAGTAATCTAtcgaaaacaatttttttatcctCATAAGTTACGTGGTAGGTGAAATGCTGAGTGCACTCCATCTTGTATACAGATTTACTTGTAAAATTACATCAactatgttattattgtttaaatataaaaatgtcaaattaatgtattattGCATGTTAACAACGTGAGTTTCATGCAATAAATTTGGacaatatgaattattattatttattatagatGACATTCTTTTAAAGTAAGATTTAAACCTCATACGACTTTATATATTTGATTGCAGTCAAAAATCTTCGAGAGATTCTTCGCCATTGAACGGCAACGGAAAGGGATTTTCGATCGGAAATGGCGGATCCGGGTCGGGTACCAGTCCAGCGGAGGATCCATTTCCATTTGGCAGTTCATGGTTACCAGATTTTATGACAGGGGACTCATCACAaacaaaattttctaattttcacttaaaaattgcattatttatctttttatttcttcaccttttattaatattttaattttttccgaTTTAATTTCTATATTTCATGGTGACTTTGAGATATTCACATTTGAAGgagatcaagaaaaaaaaaaggctgatgatttttttttcttcatgtaAAGCACATTTTTATAGGTTTCACATGTATAGAGATTTTAATTTGCAATTTTTTGAAGTAGTAAATATTATTTCAGTGTTCACATTTGCTTTTgtactactttttatttttaagaaaacatcTATGAACATTTGTAAGATTCAGAAAAGGAGAGAACTTTATTGAATTTTACGTTCTTAGCTTTccctaattttctttaattttgtactCGCTTTGTTTAATAATAAATTggtgtttttatttattttatcttattttgaaAGATAAATGATGTTTCACTTCTAAAAGACATTggatttattcttttaatttaaattttaaaaatctacaTAACGGAAAACCTATTACGAATGAGttagtaaaaatatgtatttactttTTGAGAATGAACAATTTTTAGTTACGtgcattcaaattaaaaataacactTATTATAAAACGAGAGAGTACCGTAAACATTGAGAATTGTTTCACTAAAATGAGAGAAAGTACTTAAGCATTTTTCTTTACTTGAGCACAATAGTTGATACTCACGAGTTATCCCTTTGTTTGTCTATCTTAGTTACCAACTCGTTGAAATCGAACAATTACTgatataaaataagataatacACTACCTATTTACTTTAATAATGTTGAATCgattgaatttttatatatctatttaAACTGTgattagttgtgaattgtgattataGTTTGTTAATCATAGAAGAAGATGCTATCTAATGACATATAATTTCCAACTAACTACTAGTTGGTAATGTATACTAAATACACTTCTACCCATCATTTGAGAGCTTTGGTTTGATCTTGGATGCTTCTTGCTTTGATCATTGCTTAGTAAGTATCTGTAAAACTAATTGAGATATGAATAAACTAATTCAAATAAGTGAAAAATCTAAGAATCAAAGTCTTCGAGTCAACTCtatttaaattactaaaaaagaagtctcaaaaaataaaagggtGAGACACtagtaaaataattgaataaaaaagtagagaaaatataaaaaggaagCAGAAAAAAAGATCCAAGCGTCCAGCTCTAAATTGATGAGCGATGCACTAAGAAATACACTTTTTTTTCACTTTCGGTGtcattttcttcttaaatttataGCATCACCAATCAAACTTCTTCAATTCCCAGCATCTACTTAAAGCTTTATTACGTATAGAATTATTGGATTAagctttaaaattattttgttaaaatattaattttacctAAGCAAAAAAAGCAAGACAAACTTTTGGACTAACAACATACGgctctttcttttactttaacAAAGGGATTTGATCTATTGTTTTACTGTAATAATTCCTTTGTAATTTTATAcgtataatttatataacaaaaGAGGAACAATTGGCTAATTAATTAAGTGCGCAGCTTGACAATTTTTTAGACCATATAAGATCCATTTTGAGAAAAACTTACGAGAATGTCAAAGTTAATACCAAATTAGATACCTCTatctattattttatcatatgataatttaacaaaatatataatccATTACAATATCAAATTCTCGAAGATATTGTATATCTTAGTCTTGTCAGATGTCATCCAAAGAATAAAAGTTTACAATGCTACACTCTCAACGAGAAGAAAGATATCTTGTCTGACAATCATAATCTCTAATGCACGT
This genomic window contains:
- the LOC101265537 gene encoding thaumatin-like protein 1 isoform X2; protein product: MSSKLSVSSSFILFIFIFFSNNKGIDGTTFNLINRCDYNVWPGILANAGSDKLDSTGFILAPGDSRVFQPPQQWSGRIWGRTGCNFDPNTGQGNCATGDCRSNQIECNGAGATPPATLAEFTIFSGVKQDFYDISLVDGYNLPMAIQAVGGSGSCDTTGCVKDLNRMCPNELRVGDGQACKSACEAFGTPEYCCSGAYGSPSTCKPSSYSAMFKNACPKSYSYAYDDPTSTFTCTGADYTITFCPSLTR
- the LOC101265537 gene encoding thaumatin-like protein 1 isoform X1; translated protein: MSSKLSVSSSFILFIFIFFSNNKGIDGTTFNLINRCDYNVWPGILANAGSDKLDSTGFILAPGDSRVFQPPQQWSGRIWGRTGCNFDPNTGQGNCATGDCRSNQIECNGAGATPPATLAEFTIFSGVKQDFYDISLVDGYNLPMAIQAVGGSGSCDTTGCVKDLNRMCPNELRVGDGQACKSACEAFGTPEYCCSGAYGSPSTCKPSSYSAMFKNACPKSYSYAYDDPTSTFTCTGADYTITFCPSLTSQKSSRDSSPLNGNGKGFSIGNGGSGSGTSPAEDPFPFGSSWLPDFMTGDSSQTKFSNFHLKIALFIFLFLHLLLIF